From Tistrella bauzanensis, the proteins below share one genomic window:
- the hmpA gene encoding NO-inducible flavohemoprotein, with translation MLTETTITLVKATVPVLRAHGEAITSRFYERLLTQPEIAAMFDPAHQRDGSQPRALAAAVLAYAEHIDNLSALAGAVERIAHKHVAVQVRPEQYDVVGAELLAAISDVLGDAATPPILAAWAEAYGVLAGVFIGREAVLADEVAARPGGWRGFRRFIVDAVNDESRVIKSFRLTPEDGGPLPPFSPGQYLTLRLTRDDGTTSLLRHYSLAGKPDARHWRIAVKREPEGRGSGMMHDMIKPGAVIEAAPPAGEFVLDMDGSRPILLLGAGVGQTPLLAMVETLAEMRPDHPVVWAHAAIDGRTHAFGRHLRDLAAATPGLSVHVVYERPDAEDRQGRDHDRIGRIDAQALRDLLPAMDIDVYMCGPRGFQKAQAAQLIEIGVPRDRIRFELFGVTDEQIL, from the coding sequence ATGCTGACGGAAACGACGATCACCCTGGTGAAAGCCACGGTCCCTGTGCTGCGCGCCCATGGTGAAGCGATCACGAGCCGGTTCTATGAACGGCTTCTGACCCAGCCCGAAATCGCGGCGATGTTCGATCCGGCGCATCAGCGCGATGGATCGCAGCCCCGGGCGCTGGCGGCCGCGGTGCTGGCCTATGCCGAACATATCGACAACCTGTCGGCACTGGCAGGCGCGGTGGAACGCATCGCCCATAAGCATGTTGCGGTGCAGGTGCGCCCCGAACAATACGATGTCGTGGGCGCGGAACTGCTGGCCGCCATCTCGGACGTGCTGGGAGATGCGGCGACCCCGCCGATCCTGGCCGCCTGGGCCGAGGCCTATGGCGTGCTGGCCGGCGTGTTCATCGGGCGCGAAGCGGTGCTGGCCGATGAGGTTGCGGCGCGGCCCGGTGGGTGGCGCGGTTTCCGGCGGTTCATCGTTGATGCCGTCAATGACGAAAGCCGGGTGATCAAGAGCTTCCGGCTGACGCCTGAGGATGGCGGACCGCTGCCGCCCTTCAGCCCCGGTCAGTATCTGACCCTGCGCCTGACCCGCGACGACGGCACCACCAGCCTGCTGCGTCATTACAGCCTGGCCGGCAAGCCCGATGCCCGGCATTGGCGGATCGCGGTCAAGCGCGAGCCTGAAGGTCGCGGCTCCGGCATGATGCACGACATGATCAAGCCCGGTGCGGTGATCGAGGCGGCGCCGCCTGCGGGTGAATTCGTGCTGGATATGGACGGGTCACGCCCGATCCTGCTGCTTGGCGCCGGCGTGGGGCAGACCCCGTTGCTGGCGATGGTGGAGACGCTGGCCGAGATGCGGCCCGATCATCCGGTCGTCTGGGCGCATGCGGCGATCGATGGCCGGACCCATGCCTTCGGCCGTCATCTGCGCGATCTGGCCGCAGCGACCCCGGGCCTGTCGGTTCATGTCGTCTATGAGCGCCCGGATGCGGAAGACCGGCAGGGGCGGGATCATGACCGGATCGGCCGGATCGATGCCCAGGCCCTGCGCGATCTGCTGCCGGCCATGGATATCGATGTCTATATGTGCGGGCCGCGTGGCTTCCAGAAGGCGCAGGCGGCGCAGTTGATCGAGATCGGCGTGCCGCGCGACCGGATCCGGTTCGAACTGTTTGGTGTGACCGACGAACAGATCCTCTGA
- a CDS encoding glycosyltransferase family protein, producing the protein MNGSRVLIYSHDSFGLGHLRRCREIAHGLVGAFPDMSVLILSGSPIIGSFDFRTRTDFVRVPGVIKLRNGDYTSLKLKMDIDHILKLRGAIIERTAEVFEPDVFIVDKEPLGLRGEVARTLKRLKRRGTRLVLGLRDVMDEPAQLAPEWKRKRVLPALRDLYDDIWVYGLPEIHDPLEGIDLPADVRAKMTYTGYLRRAAPQGAVSERIQALVEGDPYILATTGGGGDGEELIDWVIQAYEQHGNRLPHRAVLVLGPFMSREARERFGARAHKLDRVDTITFDARIETLMAGAEGVVAMGGYNTFCEILSLDKRAIIVPRTEPRLEQFIRADRADKLGLVRMLLDPGPERSAAAMADALVALAGQAPPSAAMPSSMLDGLEAVARLVGAELDRRNRRTVLSPAPAGDNTAEPDTDNAWTDDAGPLDIKRRAAP; encoded by the coding sequence ATGAATGGCTCGCGTGTGCTGATCTACAGCCACGACAGCTTCGGGCTCGGTCATCTGCGCAGATGCCGCGAGATCGCACACGGGCTGGTCGGGGCATTCCCCGACATGTCGGTGCTGATCCTCTCGGGGTCGCCGATCATCGGCAGCTTCGACTTCCGCACCCGCACCGACTTCGTCCGGGTGCCGGGGGTGATCAAGCTGCGCAATGGTGACTACACCTCGCTGAAGCTCAAGATGGACATCGACCATATCCTGAAACTCAGGGGGGCGATCATCGAGCGCACGGCCGAGGTGTTCGAACCCGATGTCTTCATCGTGGACAAGGAGCCGCTGGGCTTGCGGGGCGAGGTTGCCCGCACGCTCAAGCGGCTGAAGCGGCGCGGAACCCGGCTGGTGCTGGGCCTGCGCGATGTGATGGATGAACCGGCACAGCTTGCGCCCGAATGGAAGCGCAAGCGGGTGTTGCCGGCGTTGCGCGATCTTTACGACGATATCTGGGTCTACGGGCTGCCGGAGATCCACGATCCGCTCGAAGGCATCGACCTGCCGGCCGATGTGCGCGCGAAGATGACCTATACTGGATATCTGCGGCGCGCGGCGCCGCAGGGCGCGGTATCGGAGCGTATCCAGGCGCTGGTGGAGGGCGATCCCTACATCCTGGCCACCACCGGCGGTGGTGGCGACGGTGAGGAACTGATCGACTGGGTGATACAGGCCTATGAACAGCACGGCAACCGGCTGCCCCATCGCGCCGTGCTGGTGCTGGGCCCGTTCATGAGCCGCGAGGCGCGCGAGCGGTTCGGGGCACGAGCCCATAAGCTCGACCGGGTCGACACCATCACCTTCGACGCCCGGATCGAAACCCTGATGGCCGGTGCCGAAGGCGTGGTGGCCATGGGCGGCTACAACACCTTCTGTGAAATCCTGTCGCTGGACAAGCGGGCGATCATCGTGCCGCGCACGGAACCCAGGCTGGAACAGTTCATCCGCGCCGACCGCGCGGACAAGCTGGGCCTTGTGCGCATGCTGCTCGACCCCGGCCCTGAGCGCAGTGCCGCGGCGATGGCCGATGCTCTGGTGGCTCTGGCCGGTCAGGCGCCGCCATCGGCCGCCATGCCGTCCTCGATGCTCGACGGGCTGGAGGCCGTGGCGCGGCTGGTTGGTGCCGAGCTTGACCGGCGCAATCGTCGCACCGTCCTGAGCCCGGCGCCAGCCGGTGACAACACGGCCGAACCTGACACGGACAATGCCTGGACCGATGATGCCGGGCCACTGGACATCAAGCGCCGTGCCGCACCCTGA